The genomic interval CCCGAGCCGGGCGACTTCATGACGCTCGACGTCGCCGACGAGCGGGCGCTCGTCGTGCGGGGCCGCGACGGGATCGTCCGCGCGTTCCACAACCTCTGCCGCCACCGCGGCTCGCGGGTCGTCGCCGAGGCCAGTGGTCACTGCGGCCGGGTCATCACCTGCCCGTTCCACGGCTGGACCTACGACCTCGACGGCAAGCTGCGCGGTCTGCCCATGGCGGACACCTTCGGCGACCTCGACAAGACGCGCCACGGCCTCAAGCCGCTGGAGCACGAAATCTGGCACGGCCTGGTCTTCGTCCGCTTCAAGGGCGGGGGGCCTGCGGTCGCCGAGATGCTGGCGTCGATCGACGAAGAGATGGCGGCGCGCCGCGTCGTAGAGATGAAGCCGCTGGCCCCGCGCTGGTATGACGGCCTCGATGTCGACTGGAAGGCGGCGCTCGACGTCGATAACGAGGGCTATCACGTGCCCATCGCACACCCCAGCCTGAACGACCTCTACGGCCATACCTACAAGGACGAGGTGCTGCCCAGCGGCCTCGTCCGCTCCATCGGCACCTTCGGCGACAAGCCGGCTAAGCTGTGGAGCGTGCGCCACTACATGAAGGTCCTGCCCGAGATGGAAGAGCTGCCGGCGCACCACCGCCGGGCCTGGATCTATTACGGCGTCTTCCCCAACCTGGTGATCTCGCTGTATCCGGAGATGGTCGACTTCTACCAGATGTTCCCGGTCAACAGCCGTCGCTGCACCTTGACCGGGTGCTATTACGGCCTGCCCGACGAGCGGCGCGAGATCCGGGCCGCGCGCTACCTCAGCCTGAGGATCAACCGCCTGACCACCGACGAGGACGTCCAGCTGATCAAGTGGGCCTGGGAAGGCTACCGCTCGAGCGCCTTCGAGGACATCGTGCTGTCCGACACCGAGGTCGCGGTCAGGGCCTGTCACGACCGGCTGCGCCGGGAGCTGCCCGTGCTCAACCTGCGCCAGGCGCCCGCGCCCGGCACCATGGCCGAGCGCAACCGGGAGATGGCGGCGGCCGGCAACGGCCATGCGTGATCCGCGCTACGACGTCCTGTTCGAGCCGGTGAAGATCGGCCCGGTCACCGCGCCCAACCGCTTCTATCAGGTGCCCCACTGCTCGGGCATGGGCTACCGCCGGCCGGAGATGCTGGCGGCCATGCGCGGCGTCAAAGCCGAGGGCGGCTGGGGCGTGGTCTGCACCGAGTACTGCTCGATCCACCCCTCGTCCGACGACGACGGTTATCCCTACGCCCGCCTCTGGAGCGACGAGGACGTTGCGGCCCAGGCGCTGATGGCCGAGGCGGTGCACGAACAGGGCGCGCTGGCCGGCGTCGAGCTGTGGCACGGCGGCAGCCGGGCCGCCAACCTGACCAGCCGGGAACCGGGCTTCGGCGCGCTGAGCCGGCCGGCGCCCCACGTGCCGGTCCAGAGCCGGCCGATGGACAAGAGCGACCTCGCCGACCTGCGCCGCTGGCAGGGCGCGGCGGCCCGGCGCGCCCGCCGGGCCGGCTTCGACATCGTCTACGTCTACGCCGCGCACGGTTATCTTCTTAGCGAGTTCCTCTCGTCGCGCAGCAACACGCGGAGCGACGAATACGGCGGCTCGCTGGAGAACCGCGCCCGCCTGGTGCGCGAGCTGCTGGAGGAAACGCGCGAAGCGGTCGACGGCGCCTGCGCCGTCGCCTGCCGCTTCTCGCTCGCCGCCGAGGGTGGCGGCGCGATCCTGGAACCGGCAGAGTCGCGCGACCTGCTGGCGCTGCTCGC from Kiloniellales bacterium carries:
- a CDS encoding aromatic ring-hydroxylating dioxygenase subunit alpha, translating into MDSLATPSPVLEKRGGLPTWAYDSEELTALEKEVIFRRNWLFVGHVNEVPEPGDFMTLDVADERALVVRGRDGIVRAFHNLCRHRGSRVVAEASGHCGRVITCPFHGWTYDLDGKLRGLPMADTFGDLDKTRHGLKPLEHEIWHGLVFVRFKGGGPAVAEMLASIDEEMAARRVVEMKPLAPRWYDGLDVDWKAALDVDNEGYHVPIAHPSLNDLYGHTYKDEVLPSGLVRSIGTFGDKPAKLWSVRHYMKVLPEMEELPAHHRRAWIYYGVFPNLVISLYPEMVDFYQMFPVNSRRCTLTGCYYGLPDERREIRAARYLSLRINRLTTDEDVQLIKWAWEGYRSSAFEDIVLSDTEVAVRACHDRLRRELPVLNLRQAPAPGTMAERNREMAAAGNGHA